The Thermosipho affectus region AATCTCTTCATTACAAAACCATCATATGGCATTTTCTACCTCCTCTCACAAAATAAGTATATCATAAAAAAAGCGGCCCAAAGGGCCGCAAGCTCAATTATATCCAATAATTACTAATAATTACTCTTTTCCTTCGAACCAGTATGAATAGTAGTCATCACCTGGTCTCATTGCGTTTGGATACCAACCTTTAAGCCATTTTCTTTGTACCCTTACTCCAACAGGTTGATAAAGTGGTACACTAATTGCGTAATCTATTACAAACTTTTGTACTTTTGCATACAGTTCTGCTCTCTTTGTTGCATCTGTTTCTGCGGCTGCTTGCTCAATCAATTCATCCAAACTTCTTCCTCCGAGATCTGGATGAGGAGTACTTACAAATTCGCGGAACTTTTTACCTTGTCTTGGTCCATAATCACCTTTAGAATCATAATATGTAAAGATAAAGTTATCTGGGTCAGGGAAGTCTGCAAGCCATCCAAGAATGAATATTGGGAGCTCACCACGTTTCGTTGCATCTAAGAATGTTGGCCATTGCAATCCAACAACGTCTATTTTAATCTTTGGATTCAACATTTCAAGGTACATCTTAACCATCTCTGCCGTTCTTTGTCTTGCTTCGTTACCAAGGTTATATGCAACAGAGAACTTAAATCCTTTCTTCCAAGCTTCGCCATTCCATGCTTTCATTAATTCTTGTCTTGCTTTAAACAAGTTGAAATCGTAAAGCGGAAGTGATGGATCAAATCCAAGTAATCCCTCTGGTAATGCAGTTGGAACTCTCTTTGCAAAGCCTTTCAACACTTCGTCGATCAATGCATCATAATTTATAACGTGTGCAACTGCTTTTCTTGCATGTACATCGTTAAAGAAATCAACTGGTATACCATTTCCATCAAGTTTTCCACTACCAATGTATTTACTATCTTCCCTAATTGTCCAATTGAATCCCAATGCAGTAATTGAAAGTGTTGGAAGCCCTTCAATAATTTCAATATCTGGATTACCTCTAACTTGATCAAGGTATTGTATTGGGATATATGCAATATCTGCGTCACCTTTTTCGAGCATTGCTTTTCTCGTTGAGTATTCATCAATACCCCAAATTATAACTTTCTTAATCTTTGCAGGTTCTCTCCAATAATTTTCATTTGCTTCTAATATAACTTTTTGTTGTGCCCTATCCCATTCAACAAACTTGTATGGTCCAGTCCCCATCGCTGTTTGATAAAGTGGTGAATCTTCTTTTCTTTGATTGTGCCATTTCCACCATGTAGTTGGTTGTCCATCCCAAAGTCCTTGTTCGATACACCATTCTTTATCAAGGATTGCTCCCCAGTGTGCAGATTGTGCGATTACGTTCAAAAATGGACCATATGGTCTCTTAAGATGAAATACAACATTATCTCCTTCAACTTCAATTGCTTTATCTACTTCATCATATACCTTTTTGAATACTTCCTCAGCTTCTGGAAGTGGATTCCCATTTTCATCGAACAACTCATCATAATCTTTTCCAGAAACTTCCTTTACTAGATCCTCAACACTCCAAACACCGAAAATCGAATACCAGAGCATCCAAACTGGCCCACCTGCAGGATTGTAAAGTAATCCTCTTTCAAAACTGTATTCTACATCTTCTGGTGTTAAATCATTTCCATTGTGGAATTTGACACCTTTTCTAATTGGGAAAATATATGTTTTTCCGCCATCTTTAATAAGTCCGTTGTCAACCGTAGGAACTTCAGTTGAAAGTCTTGGTAAGAATTTGTTCAAACTTGAGCCATCGTATTGGATAAGGTTTTCGTATACTTGGTAAAGAACTTCACCGCTTGAAGTATCATATGCCAAATGTGGATCAAGGGTATCTGGTTCACCAATAGTTGCATCCACCAAAACGTTTGGATCAGCTGCAAACAATGCAACAGCTAAAACTACCATCAAAAACACCAAAATCTTTTTCACAAAAATCCCCCCTCTTCTAGAGTATAATAGTGCTCGTAACTATTATACCACAAAAATTACAAAGAAATCAACTCTTTTACACTTATGAAAAAAATATTTCTTTTATTTAACTTTCATATATTTTGCCGTTGGAATAAACACTTTTATCTTTGTCCATGGTAACTCAACAATCTTAAAATTTGCATATAAAACTGTCCTATCGACTAATACTTTTCCAATTGGATCAGAAACACTTCCCAAAAAATATACTTTCTTATTTTTAAAGTTAACCTTATTTGGTGTTATTTTACCAAAATTCTTATACTCATATCTTTTATTTCCATATTTGAAAATTGCAATGTCAAACAAAAAAATTTCATTTTCAAAAATAAAAGAAGAAATAGTGTAAAGTCCGCTTAAATCATTTGTTATTTCATATGCATAATTTAAATCAAAAATTACTTTCTTAATAGAACTATTTGCAATATGTTCCAAATCAGCTATGTATTTATGAAAATTACCTTTTGAAAAATCAAATGAATATATAAAAATTTCCGCAATATCTTTACCATAAACTACTTTAATTGCAGGTAATGGGATAAATTTTTCTAGTTCGATAACACTAATATCTAAATTTTCTCCTGGTATATCAATCTTCAACCTCTTTTTCCTAAGTATATCCCCCAAATACGGGAAAACGTATCTTGCAAAAAATTGCTTTTCCCCATTTCCAAACCTTGAAAAGTATTCTTCTATCTTTACACCATCAACCGCTAACAATTCAACATCATTTTTCAATTCACATTGACTATTTATTATAATATATTTACCATTTACGTATCTTAATTCAAAAGGCAAGACATTTGTTGTTTTTGCAGAAATAGGCAAGAAAAAATATATACCTGGAAGACTTGAAAAACGTTTTAAAAGAAAAACATAAAAATCATAACGATTCATGCTTTTGTAAATTTTTATATAGTCATTTTGAAAATCTTCCACATAGTGTATCTTCATCTGACTTATTAAATAATCAACATCTTTTTGCAAGGTTTTCTGTGAATATGGCATATATTTAAATAAATAAGGCGAAACTATAAAAAAAATAATAACTGCACTTACAAATATTAAAGAAAAATTAACAAATTTTCTCACAAAACTCCTCCCATTCTCATATCATACAAACATATTATACAAAAAAGTTCTTGATAAAAAAAGAGATTTATGGTATCATTTCAATGCATGGGTGCGTAGCTCAGTGGGAGAGCGCTTCCTTCACACGGAAGAGGTCGCAGGTTCAATCCCTGCCGCACCCACCAAAAGGGGCCTTTAGGCCCCTTTTTGTGATAAAATAAATTAGGGGTGAAATCTTGAAATATATAACATATCTTTTTGGAACTATATTAGCAACATTTGGTTTTATATTATTTTCTTTATACATTTCACTTTTTCTTTTTTCTCCAATAATAGAAAATATTTTTGCAATCGATATGAATATATCATCTGCATTACTGATAATTTCAGTATCTTTCACAATAACCGGCATTTTCCTAGGATTTTATTCTATTTCAAAAGACAATTGGGAATATGCTAATATATGGATTTTTGTATCTATTATTCTAAGTATTACTTCTTTTATATTTCAACTCTATAAACTTGCATCACTGGGACCAACGTGGATTGGAATTGAATTTTTTGGAACAACTGGAAATAAAATTGAAGCAATGTATATCGACATGCTTCTTTTTATAGTAAACCTTTGTGTTTTAGTAATAACATCCACAATTGGTTATAATATAAAAAGAGGTAAAAAATGAAAGTTCTAGGTCTCATTGTTGAATACAATCCATTTCATAATGGTCATTTGTATCATCTAAACAAAGCAAAAGAAATAGTAAAACCAGATTTTACCATTGCCGTTATGAGCGGTAACTTTTGTCAACGTGGTGAGCCTGCAATAATCGACAAATTTTCACGTGCAGAAATTGCACTTAAAAATGGTATTGATGTAGTTTTTGAACTACCTGTTGTTTATGCGCTACAAGATGCCGGAGGTTTTGCATACGGTGCTATTAGTCTTCTTGATAAATTAAAAACTGTTACTGATATTGTTTTTGGGAGCGAAAGCGCTGACAAACAATTTATAACAGAAGTTGCAAAAACACTTTCGATTAATTCCAAGGAATTTGATAAATTACTAAAAAAAGAACTTAAAAAAGGCATGTCATTTCCAAATGCCAGAAAATTTGCTTTAAAAGAATTTCTAAAAAAAGATGTAAATTTTATCAAAAAAATAGAAAATTCAAATGATATACTGGGAATTGAATATGTAAAATCTATACTAAAACTAAATAGTAACATAAAATACAACGTAATCAAAAGAATTGGTGCAAGATATAATGAATTAAACTTGACAAATAAATATTCATCTGCAACTGCTATTAGAAATGCAATAAAGATGGATAAGGAATTTAAAGAATTTGTACCGGATTCTTCATATGAGATTTTAAAACATACCTTCTTAAAAGGAAAAGGTCCTGTGTTTTTAGAAGACATGGAACAATTCATACTGACATTTTTGAGATTAAAAAGAAGAGAAGACCTAAAAAAAACATACAGTTTTAATGAAGGATTAGATCAACGATTCATTAATACAATTAAAAATTCTACAACACTTTCTGAATTTCTCGATAATGTAAAAACAAAAAGATTTACTTATTCAAGAATTAGAAGGGCAATATTTCACGCAATATTCAATTTTGAAAAAGAGTACATTGATTTTTCAAATAAGTTAGGTGTGCAGTACGCCAGAATTCTAGGCTTTACAAGAAAAGGACAAAAATTACTCTCCAAAATCAAAAATGTCTCAAAAATTCCAATAATTTCAAATCCTTCATTAAAAGACAAAATTTTAAAAAAGGCACTATCTAGTGAAAAATTCGAAATCAACAAATGTTTATTTAATTGGCAATTCGAAAAAGATATCTTGGCATCAAATATATACACAATGTTTTATCCTAAAAAAACTCAAAGAAAATACGGAGTTGATTTTAGAAAACCAATAATAATTGAGGGAGAAAATGAACGAAATAATTATCGTTCCGACAGAAAAAGAATGTAATATAAACGGGTATTTTCACATTCCATCTTATGATATCTTCCCATTTGAAGAAATAGAAAATTCTTGGTATGTACGCTCCAAAAGAATATACGCGCTTTATCTTGCACTTGAAGGAAAATTAAAAGCCGTTTCCACACTTTATTCCTTAACAAGATACGTCATGCCGCCTAATGTTTTCGAAAAATATATTTTTAAATTAAAACCAGGTGATAAACTCAATTCACCTGAAATGTTATTTTCAAATTTAGGATATGAAAGAACATACAACGTAACAGAAGGAGGACAATTTTCAATAAGAGGAGATATAATAGATTTTTTTGGTCCCAGTAATATTCCAACTCGTATTGAATTATTTGAAAATACAATAGAAGAAATAAGAATATTTGACGTTGCAACCCAAAAAAGTATTAAAAATATCGAATGTGCTCTAATTCTACCGGCCAAAGAATATATTGAAAAAGTAACACATGAAACTATCTTAGGCGAAAAATACAACGGTACATTTATAGACTACAATATAGAATTTAAAATAGTAGATAAAAAAAGATGTATTGAAGAATACGTAAAAAAGGAAAGAGAAATAAGGGAACTTATAATAAATCAAGACTTAAGAAAAAAGTATATAAAATTTTCGGGAATAGATTACACAAAAATTATAACTCTATCGAAAGAAAGCGACATAGAATTAAAACCTGTAAAATTTGAAAAAGAAATTAATTCCATACCAGTTATAAGCGAAGAAGAGTTCGAAATGGGAGAACTAGTCGTACATAAAGAATACGGTATAGCAAGATTTGAAGGTACTACAAAAATATTACAAAAAGGTCTTGAAAGAGAATTTCTAATACTTCAATTTAAAGATTCAAAACTATTTGTACCAACTGATAGATTAGATTTAATCCAAAAATATATTGGGGCAAAAGATACCATACAATTAGATAGTCTGAAAAAAAATAACTGGCAAAAAAAGGTTAAAAAAGTTAGAAAAGAAATTCAAAATACAGTAAAAGAACTCCTGAGATTAAATGCACTAAGAAAAAAAACAAAAGGGTTATCACTTCCAGGAGATCCTGAACTTGAAAAAGAGTTTGCAAAAACTTTTCCACACATTGAAACAGAAGATCAGCTAAAGGCTATAGAAGAAGTAAATAATGACTTAATGTTAGATAAAAACATGGATAGACTTATTGCTGGAGACGCCGGTTATGGAAAAACAGAAGTTGCCATGCGCGCTGCTTTTAAAACTGTTGTTTCTGGAAAACAAGTAGCAGTTTTAGTTCCGACGACTGTACTTGCAAGACAACACTTTGAAACATTTAAAAAAAGGGTTGAAAAATTTGGAATAAAGGTAGAACTATTCGACAGCTCTCTTACCCAAAAACAAAAGGAAAAAGTTAAAGAAAATATAAAAAAGGGAATCACAGATATTGTAATAGGAACACATGGAATTATCTCTTCGATAAAATTCTCCGATTTGGGACTTTTAATAATAGATGAAGAACAAAAATTTGGTGTCCATCAAAAAGAGGCATTTAAAAAAGTAAGAATAAATTTGAACATCCTTTCAATGAGTGCTACACCAATTCCGCGTACTCTACATATGGCATTAAGTGGTCTTAAAGACATGTCCATTTTAAAAACTCCACCTATTGGAAGAAAAAATATACAAGTTTTTGTGAGTAAATTTGATGAAAAAATTACTAGACATGCTATCTTAAGAGAAATAAACAGAGGAGGTCAAGTAATCTACGTACACAACAGGGTAAACTCCATTGAAGAAGTAGCAAATAATCTTAAAAAGATAGTTCCAGAAGTAAAAATAGATATTATCCACGGCCAATTACCAAAAAGAAAAATGGAAAAAGTTATAAAGGAATTTTACAATGGGAAATTAGATGTACTTGTTTCAACATCTATTATTGAAAATGGAGTTGATATACCAAATGCAAACACATTAATAGTTGACGATGCTCACAGATATGGCCTTTCACAACTTTATCAACTAAGAGGCAGAGTGGGAAGATCAAAAAAAAGGGCATTTGCATACTTTTTTTATCCAGAAAAAATAAATAAGGTTGCAACAGAAAGGCTTAAGGCAATTAAAGAAATTATGGGACCGGGAAGTGGTTTTCAAATAGCTTTAAAAGATATGGAAATAAGGGGAATTGGAAATATTTTGGGACTTGAACAACACGGCTTTATAAATGAAATAGGCTTAAATTATTATTTTGAAATATTAGATGAAGTATTGTCAAATATGGAAGGAAAAATACAATCAAAAGTAACTACAGAATTGTTAGGAATGAAAGGTTCAATTGTTATTCCAGATAATTATGTAAATGATCCTGTTGAAAGGCTCAGACTCTATAGAAGAATTTCTTCTTTTTCTAATGAAAATGAAATAAATGAAATATACGATGAATTTAAAGATAGATTTGGAACACCTCCTCAAAGTGTTTTAAATCTTCTAAAATATGCCAAAATAAGAATTTTAGCTTCAAAAAAAGGGATTTCAAAGATTATCTTTAAAGATGAAGCAATAATTGCATACACAAACGACAACTTAAAAATTGACCTTCCTCATATATATAACGAAAGAGAAAAATCATATATAATATACTCAGATGAAGAAACGTTTCTAAAATTTTTGCAGAAATAAAGGAGATCTTTTCCTAAAAAATACTAAAAATCTTTTTGATTGGATACTCTACATTATAGCTTTTCTCTATTTTGAAAAAAGCCTTAAGCTAAATAAAAAAATTTGAAATTTTTCAAAAAAGATTACTTAGAAATTTTATTCCTCATAGAATTTATACTATCTATTATTGCCGTAGCACGCTTTTCTCCTATACCTTCAACCTCTTTTAATGCAGAAAAATCAGCGTTACTCAAGGAAAAGACATTTCCAAATGCCTTGACCACATTGTGCGTTATATTCATTGGGATCTTTGCCACATTTCTCAACAACCTATATCCCCTTGATTGTACATGATAATCACTTAATTGATTTATATTTGCAATGTCATCATATCCCAGCAACCTTGACGTAGATATTGGCCTTCTTTCTTTATAATTTTTTAAAGTACTTATTATTTGTTCTACTACATCTTCATCTTCTATATCTTCTTTGTAATAATCCAATATAAGGTTTTTGATTATATCTTCAATATCAACCATTATTTCTTCCAGTTGCATTGATGCTAACCTTCCCTCAACTCCGAGTTCTATTACATAAGGATCTATTTCCTCTCTAATTTTCAAAATTTCAATGCCCTTGTTTATAATTTCAACCACATCGATTAAATTGACTCTGTTTTCAATTTCAAGAATATCTAAATTCAGAATCATTTTATCAAAATTTTGTCTGTATTTTTCCAGTGTATTTAATGCTTGATTAACTCTCGTAATTAAAAAGTTAATATCGTTAATTATATACCTGTAATTTTTGTAATACAAACTAATAATGTTCCTTCTTTTTGATACAGCAATCACCAATTCTCCTATCTGCTTTGCCACTCTCTCTGCAGTTCTATGCCGTGTACCAGTTTCACTAGTTGGTATACTTGCATCTGGCACAAGATGCACATTTGCAGCAAGTATTTTTGTTACATTATCATCTACCAAAATTGCACCATCCATCTTTGCAAGTTCATACAGTTTTTCTGGCATAAAAGGTATATCAAGCTTAAACCCTGCCTGAAAAATTTCCTCATTTTCTTTAAATTTTTCCTCGGGAATAAATACAATTAAAGCACCAAAATTTGCCAAAACTATATCATCTAATGCCTTTCTGAGTTTTGTACCTGGTGCTAGCAACTTTATTTTCGAAACCAACTCTTGCGGAATAGACATAAAACCCCACCTTGTATTTTTTTACACAAAAAGATTATAACATAAAAAAACGTGCTTGGTAAAACCAAGCACTTTTATTTTACCATATTTAAGAAATATTTGTGTACTCTAGTATCATCAGTCAATTCAGGATGAAAAGATGCCACAAGAACATTCTTTTGTCTTAACAAAATTGGCGAATTTTCATAAGTTGATAAAACTTCCACATCGTTTCCATAACCCACAACCTTTGGAGCTCTTATAAACACCGCCTTATATGCCTTTTCAAATCCTTTTATTTCAACTTCCGTTTCAAAACTGTCAACCTGTCTTCCATATGCATTTCTCTCAACCTTTATATCTATGACTTTTAGGGAATCCTGTTTGAAATTTACCACTTCTTTCGAAAGTAATATCATACCTGCACATGTACCAAAAACTGGAAAACCATTTGAAATTCTTTCTCTTAATTTTTCATACAAATTTACCATCTTCATTATTCTTATCATCGTAGTAGATTCCCCACCTGGTATAACCAATCCATTAACTTCATCCAAATCTTCGGGTTTTCTGACTATCAAAACCTCCACACCAAGTCTTTCAAGCATTTGTTTGTGTTCTCTAAAATCTCCCTGTATTCCAGAAACTCCTATTTTCAAATTACCATCCCCTCTCTTGGAGTCTCACATCAAGCTCCTCTATTTCAATCCCCTCCATTGGTTGACCTATATCTTCTGAAATTTTCAACAACATTTCTGGATCATTCCAATACGTTACAGCCATAACTATTGCCTTTGCCATTTTAGCCGGATCTTTAGATTTAAATATACCACTTCCAACAAATACCCCATCAGCTCCCAACATCATCATCAAAGCTGCATCCGCAGGAGTGGCAACTCCCCCAGCTGCAAAATTAACAACGGGCAGCCTTCCAAGCTCTTTTATCTTTGCTACCAAATTAACTGGTGCACCTATATTTTTTGCAAAAGTTACAAGTTCTTCGTCTGGCATGTTTTTAACCATTCTAATCTCATCCATAACTGTTCTCATGTGCTTTACGGCTTCAACAACATTTCCCGTACCTGCTTCACCTTTCGTTCTAATCATTGCAGCACCTTCCGCAATTCTTCTCAAAGCTTCTCCTAAGTTTCTTGCTCCACAAACAAATGGCACATTAAAATCCCATTTATTTATATGATATTTATCATCAGCTGGTGTAAGCACTTCTGATTCATCTATAAAATCAACTCCCAAAGTCTCTAAAATTCTTGCTTCTGCAATATGTCCAATTCTCACTTTAGCCATAACTGGAATTGAAACTGCTTCCATAATTTCTTTAATTTTAGAAATACTTGCCATCCTTGCAACTCCACCTGCTTTTCTTATATCAGCAGGCACTCTCTCCAAAGCCATTACCGCTACTGCACCAGCTTCTTCTGCAATTTTTGCTTGTTCTGCAGTTGTAACATCCATGATTACTCCACCTTTAAACATCTCTGCAAATCCTTCTTTAACCATCCATGTTCCCTTTTCATTCATTTTAAACACCTCCAAATCATATTATTATTGTCTCCGTATATTCTCCAAACACTCCCCTTAACGCATTACTAATTTCCCCCACAGTTGCATAAGATTTTACTGCTTCAATAATATAGGGCATCAAATTTTCATCAGAAGATGCCGCTTTTTTTACATTTAAAAGCGCTTTTTTTACTTTTTCGTTATCTCTTTTTTCTTTTAACTTCTTCAATTTTGCTTTTTGCTTTTCCTCAAGTTCCGGTTTTACCTTTAACACCTCTTTTTGTGATAAATCCTCTTCTATTTGGAATTTATTTACCCCCACTATTATTTCTTCCCCATTCTCTATAGAAAGCTGCATTTTGTACGCACTTTCATGTATTTCCTTTTGTACATAACCCGTTTCAATAGCCTTGACCATTCCACCCATTGCATCTATCTTTTCAATATACTTCATTGCCTCTTCTTCTATTTTGTTTGTCAAAGATTCAATAACATAAGAACCACCAAGTGGATCTATGGTATCTGCAACGCCAGATTCATACGCAATAATCTGCTGTGTCCTCAATGCAATTCTAACTGATTCTTCAGTTGGTAAACCTAATGCTTCATCATAACTATTGGTATGGAGCGACTGTGTACCACCTAACACAGCAGCAAGCGCTTGTAAAGTTACCCTTATTATGTTATTTAAAGGTTGTTGTGCAGTTAATGTTGATCCACCTGTTTGAGTATGAAATCTCAACATCATTGCTTTCTCATTTGTAACACCAAATCTCTCCTTCATAATCTTTGCCCAAAGCCTTCTTGCAGCCCTAAACTTTGCTATTTCCTCAAGGAAATTATTATGCGCTGCAAAGAAGAAAGAAAGTCTTCTTCCAAACACATTTGGATCTAATCCTGCTTTAATTGCAGTTTCCACATAAGCAATAGCATCTGCAAGCGTAAATGCTACTTCTTGTACTGCTGTGGACCCAGCTTCTCTTATATGATAACCACTAATACTTATCGGATTCCATTTTGGCATATTCTTGGAACAGAATTCAAATATATCTGTTATTATTCTCATAGAAGGTTGTGGTGGGAAGATATATGTTCCTCTTGCAATGTATTCTTTTAATATATCATTTTGAATTGTACCAGATAATTTTTCCATTGGAACTCCTTGTTTTTCTGCAACTGCAATATACATCGCAAGAAGAATTGAAGCAGTACTATTTATAGTCATTGAAGTGCTAACTTTATCAAGTGGTATCCCATCAAAAAGCACTTCCATATCTTCCAGTGAATCTATAGCAACACCTACTTTTCCAACCTCACCTTCGGCCATTGGATCATCTGAATCATATCCTATTTGAGTTGGTAAGTCAAAAGCAACAGACAACCCCATCTGACCTTGTTCTAGCAAATATTTATACCTCTCATTTGATTCTTCTGCTGTTCCAAATCCCGCGTACTGTCTCATAGTCCAAAACCTTGCCCTGTACATAGTAGGTTGAACTCCTCTTGTGAAAGGATAACTACCGGGAAATCCTAGATCTTCTAAGTAATTAAACCCCTCAATATCAACCGGAGTATACAACCTTCTAAA contains the following coding sequences:
- a CDS encoding ABC transporter substrate-binding protein — encoded protein: MKKILVFLMVVLAVALFAADPNVLVDATIGEPDTLDPHLAYDTSSGEVLYQVYENLIQYDGSSLNKFLPRLSTEVPTVDNGLIKDGGKTYIFPIRKGVKFHNGNDLTPEDVEYSFERGLLYNPAGGPVWMLWYSIFGVWSVEDLVKEVSGKDYDELFDENGNPLPEAEEVFKKVYDEVDKAIEVEGDNVVFHLKRPYGPFLNVIAQSAHWGAILDKEWCIEQGLWDGQPTTWWKWHNQRKEDSPLYQTAMGTGPYKFVEWDRAQQKVILEANENYWREPAKIKKVIIWGIDEYSTRKAMLEKGDADIAYIPIQYLDQVRGNPDIEIIEGLPTLSITALGFNWTIREDSKYIGSGKLDGNGIPVDFFNDVHARKAVAHVINYDALIDEVLKGFAKRVPTALPEGLLGFDPSLPLYDFNLFKARQELMKAWNGEAWKKGFKFSVAYNLGNEARQRTAEMVKMYLEMLNPKIKIDVVGLQWPTFLDATKRGELPIFILGWLADFPDPDNFIFTYYDSKGDYGPRQGKKFREFVSTPHPDLGGRSLDELIEQAAAETDATKRAELYAKVQKFVIDYAISVPLYQPVGVRVQRKWLKGWYPNAMRPGDDYYSYWFEGKE
- a CDS encoding nucleotidyltransferase, with translation MKVLGLIVEYNPFHNGHLYHLNKAKEIVKPDFTIAVMSGNFCQRGEPAIIDKFSRAEIALKNGIDVVFELPVVYALQDAGGFAYGAISLLDKLKTVTDIVFGSESADKQFITEVAKTLSINSKEFDKLLKKELKKGMSFPNARKFALKEFLKKDVNFIKKIENSNDILGIEYVKSILKLNSNIKYNVIKRIGARYNELNLTNKYSSATAIRNAIKMDKEFKEFVPDSSYEILKHTFLKGKGPVFLEDMEQFILTFLRLKRREDLKKTYSFNEGLDQRFINTIKNSTTLSEFLDNVKTKRFTYSRIRRAIFHAIFNFEKEYIDFSNKLGVQYARILGFTRKGQKLLSKIKNVSKIPIISNPSLKDKILKKALSSEKFEINKCLFNWQFEKDILASNIYTMFYPKKTQRKYGVDFRKPIIIEGENERNNYRSDRKRM
- a CDS encoding DEAD/DEAH box helicase; this encodes MNEIIIVPTEKECNINGYFHIPSYDIFPFEEIENSWYVRSKRIYALYLALEGKLKAVSTLYSLTRYVMPPNVFEKYIFKLKPGDKLNSPEMLFSNLGYERTYNVTEGGQFSIRGDIIDFFGPSNIPTRIELFENTIEEIRIFDVATQKSIKNIECALILPAKEYIEKVTHETILGEKYNGTFIDYNIEFKIVDKKRCIEEYVKKEREIRELIINQDLRKKYIKFSGIDYTKIITLSKESDIELKPVKFEKEINSIPVISEEEFEMGELVVHKEYGIARFEGTTKILQKGLEREFLILQFKDSKLFVPTDRLDLIQKYIGAKDTIQLDSLKKNNWQKKVKKVRKEIQNTVKELLRLNALRKKTKGLSLPGDPELEKEFAKTFPHIETEDQLKAIEEVNNDLMLDKNMDRLIAGDAGYGKTEVAMRAAFKTVVSGKQVAVLVPTTVLARQHFETFKKRVEKFGIKVELFDSSLTQKQKEKVKENIKKGITDIVIGTHGIISSIKFSDLGLLIIDEEQKFGVHQKEAFKKVRINLNILSMSATPIPRTLHMALSGLKDMSILKTPPIGRKNIQVFVSKFDEKITRHAILREINRGGQVIYVHNRVNSIEEVANNLKKIVPEVKIDIIHGQLPKRKMEKVIKEFYNGKLDVLVSTSIIENGVDIPNANTLIVDDAHRYGLSQLYQLRGRVGRSKKRAFAYFFYPEKINKVATERLKAIKEIMGPGSGFQIALKDMEIRGIGNILGLEQHGFINEIGLNYYFEILDEVLSNMEGKIQSKVTTELLGMKGSIVIPDNYVNDPVERLRLYRRISSFSNENEINEIYDEFKDRFGTPPQSVLNLLKYAKIRILASKKGISKIIFKDEAIIAYTNDNLKIDLPHIYNEREKSYIIYSDEETFLKFLQK
- the disA gene encoding DNA integrity scanning diadenylate cyclase DisA — its product is MSIPQELVSKIKLLAPGTKLRKALDDIVLANFGALIVFIPEEKFKENEEIFQAGFKLDIPFMPEKLYELAKMDGAILVDDNVTKILAANVHLVPDASIPTSETGTRHRTAERVAKQIGELVIAVSKRRNIISLYYKNYRYIINDINFLITRVNQALNTLEKYRQNFDKMILNLDILEIENRVNLIDVVEIINKGIEILKIREEIDPYVIELGVEGRLASMQLEEIMVDIEDIIKNLILDYYKEDIEDEDVVEQIISTLKNYKERRPISTSRLLGYDDIANINQLSDYHVQSRGYRLLRNVAKIPMNITHNVVKAFGNVFSLSNADFSALKEVEGIGEKRATAIIDSINSMRNKISK
- the pdxT gene encoding pyridoxal 5'-phosphate synthase glutaminase subunit PdxT, producing MKIGVSGIQGDFREHKQMLERLGVEVLIVRKPEDLDEVNGLVIPGGESTTMIRIMKMVNLYEKLRERISNGFPVFGTCAGMILLSKEVVNFKQDSLKVIDIKVERNAYGRQVDSFETEVEIKGFEKAYKAVFIRAPKVVGYGNDVEVLSTYENSPILLRQKNVLVASFHPELTDDTRVHKYFLNMVK
- the pdxS gene encoding pyridoxal 5'-phosphate synthase lyase subunit PdxS, which gives rise to MNEKGTWMVKEGFAEMFKGGVIMDVTTAEQAKIAEEAGAVAVMALERVPADIRKAGGVARMASISKIKEIMEAVSIPVMAKVRIGHIAEARILETLGVDFIDESEVLTPADDKYHINKWDFNVPFVCGARNLGEALRRIAEGAAMIRTKGEAGTGNVVEAVKHMRTVMDEIRMVKNMPDEELVTFAKNIGAPVNLVAKIKELGRLPVVNFAAGGVATPADAALMMMLGADGVFVGSGIFKSKDPAKMAKAIVMAVTYWNDPEMLLKISEDIGQPMEGIEIEELDVRLQERGW
- a CDS encoding acyl-CoA mutase large subunit family protein, whose product is MFDEEKLKEIETKMKDYEEKVKKAVERFPERKSEFKSTSGYEFRRLYTPVDIEGFNYLEDLGFPGSYPFTRGVQPTMYRARFWTMRQYAGFGTAEESNERYKYLLEQGQMGLSVAFDLPTQIGYDSDDPMAEGEVGKVGVAIDSLEDMEVLFDGIPLDKVSTSMTINSTASILLAMYIAVAEKQGVPMEKLSGTIQNDILKEYIARGTYIFPPQPSMRIITDIFEFCSKNMPKWNPISISGYHIREAGSTAVQEVAFTLADAIAYVETAIKAGLDPNVFGRRLSFFFAAHNNFLEEIAKFRAARRLWAKIMKERFGVTNEKAMMLRFHTQTGGSTLTAQQPLNNIIRVTLQALAAVLGGTQSLHTNSYDEALGLPTEESVRIALRTQQIIAYESGVADTIDPLGGSYVIESLTNKIEEEAMKYIEKIDAMGGMVKAIETGYVQKEIHESAYKMQLSIENGEEIIVGVNKFQIEEDLSQKEVLKVKPELEEKQKAKLKKLKEKRDNEKVKKALLNVKKAASSDENLMPYIIEAVKSYATVGEISNALRGVFGEYTETIII